In a single window of the Coprothermobacter proteolyticus DSM 5265 genome:
- the fliI gene encoding flagellar protein export ATPase FliI: protein MTTPKISYIKDKVANVDLFEVYGKVLNVSGLSIEALTPASFVGELCSVNRFDGKPMFAEVVGFKEGKTLLMPIGDVQGIGPNSLIRAMGRPLWIKVSDGLVGRVVNAIGEPLDDKGPVYGEKRSVYQDPPHPLKRKIITEPLQTSIKAIDGLLTVGKGQRVGIFAGSGVGKSTLLGMIARNSSADVNVIILVGERGREVRKFIEEDLTEEGAKRSVVVVATSDQPALLRVKAVLTGMTIAEYFRDQGKDVLVMMDSVTRLAMAQREVGLSIGEPPTTRGYTPSVFALLPKILERAGNSDKGSITAFITVLVEGDDMNEPVADAVRSILDGHIVLSRALAHRAHYPAIDVLQSISRVMNDVVSAKHLKLANRMRELLAVYTEAEDLINIGAYQRGNNPKIDEALDYIDAINHFLLQQVKESYTLEQTVSLMEEVLGTVS, encoded by the coding sequence ATGACAACCCCGAAGATCAGTTATATAAAGGATAAAGTTGCTAACGTAGATCTTTTTGAGGTCTATGGAAAGGTTTTGAATGTTAGTGGCTTAAGTATTGAGGCTTTGACCCCTGCTTCTTTCGTGGGAGAGCTTTGCTCAGTGAACAGGTTTGACGGTAAACCCATGTTCGCTGAAGTGGTTGGTTTCAAAGAAGGTAAAACACTTCTCATGCCCATTGGAGATGTACAGGGTATTGGTCCTAACAGCCTTATCAGGGCCATGGGGCGACCTCTTTGGATAAAAGTAAGTGACGGTTTGGTAGGCAGAGTAGTTAACGCCATAGGTGAGCCTTTAGATGATAAAGGGCCCGTATATGGCGAAAAGAGAAGCGTCTATCAAGATCCTCCTCATCCGCTAAAGCGAAAAATCATCACTGAACCCTTGCAAACCAGTATCAAAGCCATAGACGGACTCTTAACCGTGGGTAAGGGGCAAAGGGTTGGTATATTTGCAGGCTCAGGTGTGGGTAAATCGACACTTCTTGGTATGATCGCTCGTAATTCTTCTGCGGATGTGAACGTGATCATATTGGTTGGAGAACGTGGTCGTGAGGTAAGGAAGTTCATTGAAGAAGACTTAACCGAAGAAGGTGCTAAGAGATCGGTAGTAGTGGTGGCTACCAGTGATCAACCAGCGTTGTTAAGGGTAAAGGCTGTACTCACAGGAATGACCATCGCTGAGTATTTCAGAGATCAGGGTAAAGATGTTCTGGTTATGATGGATTCAGTCACCCGTTTAGCCATGGCTCAACGGGAGGTAGGATTATCTATTGGTGAGCCTCCTACCACCCGCGGCTACACACCTTCTGTGTTTGCACTGCTTCCCAAGATTCTTGAAAGGGCTGGCAATTCTGATAAGGGCAGCATAACAGCTTTTATCACAGTGCTCGTGGAAGGTGACGACATGAATGAACCCGTTGCCGATGCTGTAAGATCCATATTGGATGGCCACATTGTGCTTAGTAGAGCTCTTGCTCACCGAGCACACTACCCAGCCATAGACGTTTTGCAGTCCATAAGCAGGGTCATGAATGATGTGGTTAGCGCTAAGCACTTAAAATTGGCGAACCGAATGAGAGAGCTTCTGGCTGTCTACACCGAGGCTGAGGATCTAATAAACATAGGGGCCTACCAACGGGGAAACAATCCTAAAATTGATGAAGCACTAGATTATATCGATGCCATAAATCATTTTCTTTTGCAGCAGGTTAAAGAAAGTTACACCTTGGAACAGACTGTTAGCCTGATGGAGGAAGTCCTTGGCACTGTCAGCTAA
- a CDS encoding flagellar hook capping FlgD N-terminal domain-containing protein, whose protein sequence is MYVPPTSSSQGATGSEQKVPGLNRDDFLKLLLAELKAQDPLSPMDTNTMTTQITLLNVLQELIEIKTMLQNLVSAKSQEGTESSTTDGAEEVAGDGS, encoded by the coding sequence GTGTATGTACCGCCTACAAGTAGTAGCCAAGGTGCAACAGGCTCAGAGCAAAAAGTGCCAGGCTTGAATCGTGATGATTTTCTAAAATTGTTGCTGGCTGAATTGAAAGCTCAAGACCCGCTTTCGCCCATGGATACTAATACCATGACGACCCAGATTACACTACTGAACGTGCTTCAGGAGCTTATTGAAATTAAGACCATGCTGCAAAACTTAGTATCTGCTAAGTCACAAGAAGGTACAGAGTCCAGCACTACTGACGGAGCCGAGGAGGTAGCAGGTGATGGATCTTAG
- a CDS encoding flagellar hook protein FlgE, with amino-acid sequence MLRSFFNGISGLKVHQIRIDVISNNIANVNTTAYKAARATFSDVVALTLKGARAPYGGRGGTNPSQVGLGVGLATIDNIMTQGPTNNTNRASDLAIQGDGFFVVSDGQRNWFTRDGAFDIDLTGRLIQLSTGLKVQGWSMIPTQKIRFGGTVGTASTSFGFRVYDNEGNEHVFTALVQPTPSGSTAAIHIYEGTDTASPNLVLTQTLGFANGVVQAGQTGVLNWNNMSINLDFTSLGMSNATVSALVADPVVEPDTNKVGDIVIPRSLTIPPTPTTNVQFQGNLNANAPEGANVTFTVSNVIDSLGVTHSMLINAVKSASPNTWDVTVSMESASPVQYVVTFDSDGRISDVKKDGQSYGTTPTIDFDPGNGAQTRQITLNFSAITQYAADSRVVGLVDGNVNGKLLSWFVTDEGKVMGEFDNGQIRELAQIALANFQNPAGLSREGNNLWQNTANSGFRGYVEAGDLGSLIIRGALESSNVDLAEEFTNLIITQRGFQASTRVITTSDEVTQDIIGLKR; translated from the coding sequence GTGTTAAGAAGTTTCTTTAACGGCATATCTGGTCTGAAAGTTCATCAAATAAGGATTGATGTCATATCAAACAATATCGCTAACGTGAATACCACTGCTTACAAAGCAGCTCGGGCCACTTTTAGTGATGTTGTGGCTTTAACGCTTAAGGGCGCTAGAGCACCTTACGGTGGTCGAGGCGGAACAAACCCGTCCCAAGTGGGCTTAGGTGTGGGACTAGCTACTATTGATAACATCATGACGCAGGGCCCAACAAACAATACAAACCGAGCTTCAGATTTGGCCATACAAGGTGATGGCTTCTTTGTAGTGTCAGACGGCCAGAGGAACTGGTTTACTCGTGATGGTGCTTTCGATATTGACCTCACTGGTAGACTCATACAATTGTCAACGGGTTTGAAAGTCCAAGGATGGTCTATGATACCCACGCAGAAGATCAGGTTCGGTGGCACTGTTGGTACTGCTTCCACATCCTTTGGTTTCAGGGTGTACGACAATGAAGGTAACGAACATGTATTCACAGCTTTGGTTCAACCTACGCCAAGCGGTAGCACAGCAGCCATTCACATTTATGAAGGCACGGATACCGCCTCTCCTAACCTTGTGCTTACTCAGACCTTGGGTTTTGCAAATGGAGTGGTACAAGCCGGTCAAACAGGTGTTCTCAATTGGAACAATATGTCTATAAACTTGGATTTTACATCTTTAGGTATGAGTAATGCTACTGTAAGTGCGCTTGTGGCTGATCCGGTGGTGGAGCCAGACACTAATAAGGTAGGAGACATTGTCATACCTCGAAGTCTGACCATACCTCCAACACCTACCACTAATGTCCAGTTCCAAGGTAATCTAAATGCAAACGCTCCTGAGGGCGCTAATGTTACTTTTACAGTGAGCAACGTTATAGACAGTCTGGGAGTCACCCACTCCATGCTTATCAATGCGGTTAAGAGTGCTAGTCCAAATACCTGGGATGTCACGGTGTCCATGGAATCTGCAAGCCCTGTTCAATATGTGGTCACTTTTGATTCAGACGGGAGGATTAGTGATGTAAAAAAGGATGGCCAAAGTTATGGAACCACTCCTACAATCGATTTCGACCCGGGTAACGGAGCACAGACGAGACAAATAACTTTGAATTTCTCCGCGATAACACAGTATGCTGCCGATTCCAGGGTGGTTGGCCTTGTAGATGGCAATGTGAACGGTAAGCTACTAAGCTGGTTTGTCACGGACGAAGGTAAAGTCATGGGCGAATTCGATAATGGCCAAATTAGGGAACTGGCACAGATCGCTTTGGCTAACTTTCAGAATCCCGCAGGGTTAAGCCGTGAAGGAAACAACTTGTGGCAGAATACTGCTAACAGCGGTTTTCGTGGTTACGTGGAAGCTGGTGACCTTGGTTCTCTCATTATTCGAGGTGCTTTGGAGTCTTCAAACGTTGATTTGGCTGAAGAATTCACTAACCTTATTATTACGCAGCGTGGTTTCCAGGCGAGTACTAGAGTTATAACCACCTCAGACGAAGTTACACAGGATATAATTGGATTGAAGAGGTAA
- a CDS encoding flagellar FlbD family protein, translating into MIKLTSPKDEEFYLNEDLIEKAEERGDFTVLFLVNGHKYLCKESVSEIIKRIVRFKNMVKDQWT; encoded by the coding sequence ATGATTAAACTGACTTCGCCAAAAGACGAAGAATTTTACCTCAACGAAGATCTAATTGAAAAGGCGGAAGAGCGCGGTGATTTCACCGTGCTCTTCCTGGTTAACGGTCATAAGTACTTGTGTAAAGAATCTGTAAGTGAGATCATCAAACGCATAGTGCGGTTTAAAAACATGGTGA
- a CDS encoding flagellar hook-associated protein: MDLRIGPTSGVNQVSNLKKAPAKSSVDFTEALLNGYGIKLSNHANSRLVSREVSLDEERIQKIAQGIEELSKKGIREGVIILKDLAVVVGVPSRTIVTFKTPPFTKGGVFSQIDGAVILE; the protein is encoded by the coding sequence ATGGATCTTAGGATTGGCCCCACAAGTGGTGTGAACCAGGTTAGCAATCTTAAAAAGGCGCCGGCTAAAAGTTCTGTTGATTTTACCGAAGCGTTATTGAACGGTTATGGAATAAAACTTTCGAATCATGCTAATAGTCGCCTAGTCTCCAGGGAAGTTTCTTTGGATGAGGAAAGAATCCAAAAAATAGCTCAGGGTATAGAAGAGCTCAGTAAGAAAGGCATTCGAGAAGGAGTAATCATACTCAAGGATCTTGCAGTAGTAGTCGGTGTGCCGAGTAGGACCATTGTTACGTTTAAGACGCCTCCTTTTACCAAGGGAGGAGTGTTTAGCCAGATTGACGGAGCAGTCATTCTTGAATAG